A stretch of the Photobacterium sp. CCB-ST2H9 genome encodes the following:
- a CDS encoding MFS transporter, which produces MNTMKQYSRLLLGALLVVLSLSLIWVVGYAQAQKSYQQQSRDAILAQTEAARIGIEQILSSGVPLHEIAGLEKVLAPIAQSDASVVDLRVVSGQQALYRYTTEQMEGSLVSIPLNNKFAQAGVLEILLSNDETEKVIDAHFQPMLLLVALLAGLFVWRVLRSTRPNRYLTAFGLVFAVMSLSVILMVGVLYQSGLQHKADSMANIVTQRLAPVLRLGISPHQVSGMDTMLDSFRQSNPEVSRITVTHNEAMIARSQSPSDMLSAEGMAQFSVADHRGNLVTIAFYPKAILAQLAHILKNFAILFAGCALICFAFVRLLSHAGTQSRSEQVLAKIKPLLLVTVLMEALMAPVLPQYLSEIAVQNGGTASWSSYFFTLYFVGFAAMLLPAARMVDLFDIRRVLNAGIACSAVGCLMLAFDAQLWSVLAARLISGMGQAMIFIAAQGYLLRFSDQSNKTRAAGIIVFCFNAGFISGAAIGALLAESLGVQGIFMLSAAVGVLMFLFALSLPSISHKTGSQKTGSQNTGRQYPGHSATPSHGSLAENLRVMVQDSVALIRVPSFVRTMLLVGIPTKMMLTGVVSFAVPILLSKQGVAKESIGQVLMAYAFAVLFVSGKVSPLIDRMGSAKWALCLGNGVAAVSLVVLASAFSLENTTALVATATAAMLIMGVSHGLINAPVVTHVVSVAGENNANAVASTYRFLERIGHVAGAVVVGALLAQFGQLAAFWSLAAFFALAGLLMWGADRTPTQEATA; this is translated from the coding sequence TTGAACACGATGAAGCAATACAGCCGACTGCTGCTCGGTGCACTGCTGGTGGTTTTGTCTCTGTCACTGATTTGGGTGGTTGGTTACGCACAGGCGCAGAAAAGTTATCAGCAGCAAAGCCGCGATGCGATTCTGGCCCAGACGGAAGCGGCAAGAATCGGTATCGAGCAAATCCTGAGCTCGGGCGTGCCGCTGCACGAGATTGCCGGGCTGGAAAAAGTGCTGGCACCGATTGCGCAGTCGGATGCCTCGGTCGTGGATTTACGGGTCGTTTCGGGTCAGCAGGCGTTGTATCGCTACACCACCGAGCAGATGGAAGGCAGTCTGGTGAGCATTCCGCTCAACAATAAATTTGCGCAGGCGGGCGTGCTGGAAATTCTGCTCAGCAATGACGAGACCGAAAAAGTCATCGATGCACACTTTCAGCCCATGTTGCTGCTGGTGGCATTGCTGGCCGGGCTGTTTGTCTGGCGGGTGCTGCGCAGCACCCGTCCGAACCGCTATCTGACGGCCTTTGGTCTGGTGTTTGCGGTGATGTCGCTCAGTGTGATTCTTATGGTGGGCGTGCTCTATCAGTCGGGGCTGCAGCATAAAGCAGACTCGATGGCCAACATCGTGACGCAGCGACTGGCGCCTGTCCTCCGGCTGGGGATCAGCCCGCATCAGGTCAGCGGGATGGATACCATGCTGGACAGCTTTCGTCAGTCCAATCCGGAAGTCTCCCGCATCACGGTCACGCACAATGAGGCCATGATTGCCCGCAGCCAGAGCCCGTCAGACATGCTGTCGGCGGAGGGGATGGCGCAGTTTTCGGTGGCAGATCACCGGGGTAATCTGGTGACCATTGCATTTTACCCGAAGGCAATACTGGCTCAACTGGCGCACATCCTGAAAAATTTCGCCATCCTGTTCGCCGGGTGTGCCCTGATTTGTTTTGCGTTTGTCCGGTTGCTCAGTCATGCCGGAACACAGTCGCGCAGCGAGCAGGTGCTGGCAAAAATTAAACCCTTGCTGCTGGTGACGGTGCTGATGGAAGCGCTGATGGCGCCGGTATTACCGCAGTACCTGTCTGAGATTGCAGTGCAGAACGGCGGCACAGCGAGCTGGTCGTCGTATTTCTTCACGCTGTATTTTGTCGGATTTGCAGCCATGTTATTGCCGGCAGCACGTATGGTGGACCTGTTTGATATCCGCCGCGTGCTTAACGCAGGGATTGCCTGTTCCGCTGTCGGCTGTCTGATGCTGGCCTTTGACGCGCAGCTGTGGTCTGTGCTTGCTGCCCGGCTGATTTCCGGCATGGGCCAGGCGATGATTTTTATTGCCGCGCAGGGGTATCTGCTGCGGTTCAGTGATCAATCCAACAAAACCCGGGCCGCCGGCATCATCGTTTTTTGTTTTAACGCCGGCTTTATTTCCGGAGCGGCAATCGGGGCCCTGCTGGCAGAATCACTGGGTGTTCAGGGGATCTTTATGCTCTCAGCGGCGGTCGGGGTGTTGATGTTCCTGTTCGCCCTGAGCCTGCCGTCTATTTCTCACAAGACAGGTTCTCAGAAGACAGGGTCTCAGAATACAGGGCGCCAGTATCCAGGGCACAGCGCCACGCCGTCTCACGGCTCACTGGCCGAGAACCTGCGGGTCATGGTGCAGGACTCGGTGGCGCTGATCCGCGTGCCGTCTTTTGTCCGGACCATGCTGCTGGTCGGGATTCCGACCAAGATGATGCTGACCGGCGTGGTGTCGTTTGCGGTGCCGATTCTGCTTTCAAAGCAGGGCGTGGCGAAAGAGAGTATCGGCCAGGTGCTGATGGCTTACGCCTTTGCTGTTTTGTTTGTCAGCGGGAAAGTTTCCCCGCTGATTGACCGGATGGGTTCGGCGAAATGGGCCTTGTGTCTGGGCAATGGCGTTGCTGCCGTGTCTTTGGTGGTGCTGGCGTCAGCATTCTCGCTTGAAAATACCACCGCGCTGGTGGCAACCGCCACGGCTGCAATGCTGATCATGGGCGTCTCGCATGGCCTGATCAACGCACCGGTGGTCACGCATGTGGTGTCGGTGGCCGGAGAAAACAACGCCAACGCCGTGGCATCGACCTACCGCTTTCTCGAGCGGATCGGGCATGTGGCGGGGGCCGTTGTTGTCGGTGCGCTGCTGGCGCAGTTCGGCCAACTGGCAGCCTTCTGGAGTCTGGCGGCATTCTTTGCGCTGGCCGGGTTACTGATGTGGGGTGCTGACCGCACACCGACGCAGGAGGCGACCGCATGA
- a CDS encoding type VI secretion system baseplate subunit TssG, producing the protein MQESAVNRLLSGQFSVALEKAWQVFKHQAALSGRRPEVRFSAELLPAYYPSEVTGVAVNAVSDYTLKASLPALSGSQSTMPRTMFKEALSANFDLGEQAPLDFFDAFNNRYFRLYCQVQHKHDLTAQIEEASFSWNRHRLSVTGMLANLAGQSGHESPIPASHLIQYTGLLGMKLTCPLALKAMLEDYFSAEFAIERSALEYLPLTPCSLTQIGRTGQNRQLGMGALVGKTTPMAGQKLKIKICPRDYDHYLAIRHDKAMIRALDHLVRSYMGVNTKYALYMKVNSEYLPRVRLSGRSDSALRIGQSAWMNHQTEHRQFVEMPLTLS; encoded by the coding sequence ATGCAAGAGTCTGCTGTAAACCGCCTGCTGAGCGGTCAGTTCAGCGTTGCACTGGAGAAGGCCTGGCAGGTGTTCAAGCATCAGGCGGCGCTGTCCGGCCGTCGTCCGGAGGTCCGTTTCAGTGCGGAACTGTTACCAGCTTACTACCCCAGTGAAGTGACCGGGGTGGCCGTGAATGCGGTCTCGGATTACACCCTGAAGGCGTCACTGCCGGCCTTGTCCGGCAGCCAGAGCACCATGCCCCGCACCATGTTTAAAGAGGCGCTCAGCGCGAATTTTGATCTGGGGGAGCAGGCACCGCTCGATTTTTTCGACGCCTTCAACAACCGCTATTTTCGCCTCTACTGCCAGGTCCAGCACAAGCATGATCTGACGGCCCAGATTGAAGAAGCGTCGTTCAGCTGGAACCGTCATCGGCTGTCGGTGACCGGGATGCTGGCGAATCTGGCCGGACAAAGCGGCCATGAAAGTCCGATCCCGGCCAGCCATCTGATTCAGTATACCGGGCTGCTGGGGATGAAGCTGACCTGCCCGCTGGCACTGAAAGCCATGCTGGAAGATTACTTCTCGGCGGAATTTGCGATTGAGCGCAGCGCGCTGGAATACCTGCCGCTGACCCCCTGTTCCCTGACGCAGATCGGGCGGACCGGACAGAACCGGCAACTGGGCATGGGTGCGCTGGTCGGGAAAACCACGCCGATGGCCGGACAGAAACTGAAGATTAAAATCTGCCCGAGAGATTATGACCACTATCTGGCGATTCGCCATGACAAAGCCATGATCCGTGCGCTGGACCATCTGGTGCGCAGTTACATGGGGGTCAATACCAAGTACGCCCTGTATATGAAAGTGAACAGCGAGTATCTGCCGCGCGTGAGACTGTCCGGGCGCAGTGACAGCGCATTACGTATCGGCCAGTCGGCCTGGATGAATCATCAGACGGAGCACCGGCAGTTTGTCGAGATGCCACTGACGTTAAGTTAG
- the tssH gene encoding type VI secretion system ATPase TssH: MINIELQSLVKRLTPLLKNALEAAAGECVSRGHFSIEPQHWFLHLLQQSKGWETALNQASVAKEALLEGLNTYLSGLTRGNDASPSLSPELVELLKDAWMIASLNQQQLSVNEFHLLMVLKQRREQGAYNGLLSQWVTVLSSEWLRSQSLAVSAPSEMNTGAVSQTAAEHGDTATPALDKYSQNLTEAARSGRLDPISGRGDEIRKAIDILCRRRQNSPILVGDPGVGKTAIVEGLAQQIVDGNVPPALANVELRSLDLSLLQAGASIKGEFENRLKDVINEIKQSSTPIIMFIDEAHTLIGAGGTAGQNDAANILKPALARGEFRSLAATTWAEYKQYFESDAALTRRFQVVAVGEPSEADAVHMLRGVKKSLEQHHNVKVMQEANDAAVSLSVRYLPERKLPDKAISLLDTACSRIGLSQSATPRQMESITEQIRYADNEIETLTHEAALWSLEDPRLQEAKLRRETLAEQHDEIARRWAQESQLVEEILALQSALDTQFLAGEDLEAGSERAQLAEKMAQLHAIQGEQPLVLPQVTQQTIAEVVALWTGIPVGNMLSAEVERLMHLESQIGQRVIGQVTPIAEIAQAIRMARAGLTDPRKPVGVFLMCGPSGVGKTETALALTDLLYGGERNITTINMTEFKEEHKVSMLLGSPAGYVGYGKGGVLTEAVRKNPYSVLLLDEMEKAHPGVHDIFYQIFDKGTISDSEGREIDFRNTIIIMTSNAADGAVVHACQDGRPSVPELTQTIFPELQKFFKPAFLGRATIVPYFPLNDEEMAQISTLSLNRIRKRVAAHYGASFEYHPDVVQLLVALNQSPETGARAVEQLINRQLMPELANQCIVRMSESKPVKAVRVDVEDGWFRIQID; this comes from the coding sequence ATGATCAATATCGAATTACAGAGTCTGGTCAAAAGGCTGACCCCGTTGCTGAAAAACGCGCTTGAAGCGGCAGCAGGCGAGTGCGTCAGTCGCGGCCATTTTTCCATCGAGCCACAACACTGGTTTTTGCATTTGCTGCAACAGTCCAAAGGCTGGGAAACCGCATTGAATCAGGCCTCGGTGGCCAAAGAAGCGTTGCTGGAAGGTCTGAACACCTATCTGTCCGGTCTGACGCGGGGCAATGATGCGTCACCGTCCCTGTCGCCTGAGCTGGTGGAGCTGCTGAAAGATGCCTGGATGATTGCCTCACTCAATCAACAGCAACTGAGTGTCAATGAATTTCATTTGCTGATGGTGCTCAAGCAGCGCCGTGAGCAAGGCGCTTACAACGGCCTGCTCAGTCAGTGGGTCACCGTGCTGTCTTCGGAATGGCTGCGCAGCCAGTCGCTGGCGGTGAGCGCGCCCAGTGAGATGAACACCGGTGCGGTTTCCCAGACGGCCGCTGAGCATGGGGACACCGCGACACCGGCACTCGACAAATACTCACAAAACCTGACCGAAGCGGCGCGAAGTGGCCGTCTGGATCCGATCTCGGGTCGGGGTGATGAGATCCGCAAAGCGATCGATATCTTGTGCCGCCGCCGTCAGAACAGTCCGATTCTGGTCGGCGATCCGGGCGTGGGCAAAACGGCGATTGTTGAAGGTCTGGCACAGCAAATCGTTGACGGCAACGTGCCGCCGGCGCTGGCGAATGTGGAACTGCGCAGTCTGGATCTGTCGCTGCTGCAGGCCGGTGCCAGCATCAAAGGTGAGTTCGAAAACCGCCTGAAAGATGTCATCAATGAGATCAAACAATCCAGCACCCCGATCATCATGTTCATTGATGAAGCGCACACTCTGATTGGTGCCGGTGGGACTGCAGGCCAGAACGATGCGGCTAATATTCTCAAGCCTGCGCTGGCGCGCGGAGAGTTCCGTTCGCTCGCGGCGACCACCTGGGCTGAGTACAAACAGTATTTTGAATCCGATGCGGCACTGACCCGCCGTTTTCAGGTGGTGGCAGTCGGCGAGCCCAGCGAAGCCGATGCCGTGCACATGCTGCGCGGAGTGAAAAAGAGCTTGGAGCAGCACCATAACGTCAAGGTGATGCAGGAAGCGAACGATGCGGCGGTGTCCCTGTCGGTACGTTATCTGCCGGAGCGCAAACTGCCGGACAAAGCCATCAGCCTGCTCGACACCGCGTGCTCGCGGATTGGCCTGAGCCAGAGCGCGACGCCGCGTCAGATGGAATCCATTACGGAGCAGATTCGCTATGCGGATAACGAAATTGAAACCCTGACCCATGAAGCGGCGCTGTGGTCGCTGGAGGATCCGCGTCTGCAGGAAGCGAAGCTGCGCCGTGAAACGCTGGCTGAGCAGCACGATGAGATTGCCCGCCGCTGGGCGCAGGAATCTCAGCTGGTGGAAGAAATTCTCGCGCTTCAGTCCGCTCTGGATACGCAGTTCCTGGCTGGCGAAGACCTGGAAGCCGGTAGTGAGCGGGCGCAACTGGCCGAAAAAATGGCGCAGCTGCATGCCATTCAGGGCGAGCAGCCCCTGGTGCTGCCGCAGGTCACGCAGCAGACCATCGCGGAAGTGGTGGCGCTGTGGACTGGGATTCCGGTCGGCAACATGCTGAGCGCGGAAGTTGAGCGCCTGATGCATCTCGAATCTCAGATTGGTCAGCGGGTGATTGGTCAGGTGACGCCGATTGCGGAAATTGCTCAGGCGATTCGCATGGCCCGGGCCGGGCTGACTGATCCGCGTAAACCGGTCGGCGTCTTTCTGATGTGCGGCCCGAGCGGGGTGGGTAAAACCGAAACCGCGCTGGCGCTGACGGATCTGTTGTACGGCGGTGAGCGCAACATCACCACCATCAATATGACCGAGTTCAAAGAGGAACATAAAGTGTCGATGCTGCTGGGTTCACCGGCCGGTTATGTCGGATACGGCAAAGGCGGTGTGCTCACAGAAGCGGTGCGTAAAAATCCGTACTCCGTACTGCTGCTGGATGAGATGGAAAAAGCGCACCCTGGGGTGCACGACATCTTTTATCAGATCTTCGATAAAGGGACGATCTCCGACAGTGAAGGCCGCGAAATCGATTTTCGTAACACCATCATCATCATGACGTCGAATGCTGCCGATGGTGCAGTCGTCCATGCATGCCAGGATGGCCGTCCATCGGTCCCGGAACTGACGCAGACGATTTTCCCGGAGCTGCAGAAGTTCTTCAAACCGGCGTTTCTGGGCCGGGCGACCATCGTGCCTTATTTCCCGCTCAATGATGAGGAAATGGCGCAGATTTCAACTCTGTCCCTGAACCGCATCCGCAAACGCGTCGCGGCACATTACGGTGCCAGCTTTGAATATCATCCGGACGTGGTGCAGCTGCTGGTCGCGCTGAATCAGTCTCCGGAAACCGGTGCCCGTGCGGTTGAGCAACTGATCAACCGGCAACTGATGCCGGAACTGGCGAATCAGTGCATCGTGCGCATGAGCGAAAGCAAGCCGGTCAAAGCGGTGCGGGTCGATGTCGAAGACGGCTGGTTCCGGATTCAGATTGACTGA
- a CDS encoding type VI secretion system-associated FHA domain protein, whose product MPLSIRIISSPDGESIAQWNQAFPEEGGDIGRSFGATMQLSDATREVSGTHAIIRKTSRGYQIADNSTNGVFINGSDEPLGKGNQSTLSDGDVLDIGRYRLLVSCFIPEKAKAQPLQEAAAQSPFGDDPFRTEPVAAAPVQAVEPEAPELTRSDFDVVDDDPFLSEDVTRERQRLSLDLEFQTEEDDSLAEDIYQTAWPQTALQASPFAPQPVQYALTEYRQHEQRLQQQTDKALEMALTRLLADISPQAMESMFDDLSGSGFWPRKPKYWEMYKRYFSRQVENRDWQVKFHAYFQDALRLQRNLEGEKS is encoded by the coding sequence ATGCCGCTATCAATCAGAATTATCAGTTCTCCGGACGGCGAAAGTATTGCGCAGTGGAATCAGGCTTTTCCTGAGGAAGGGGGTGATATCGGCCGTTCATTCGGCGCGACGATGCAGCTCAGCGATGCCACCCGGGAAGTGTCGGGGACGCACGCGATCATCCGCAAGACGTCGCGTGGTTATCAGATTGCCGACAACAGCACGAACGGGGTGTTTATCAATGGTTCAGACGAGCCGCTGGGGAAAGGCAATCAGTCCACCCTCAGTGATGGTGATGTGCTGGACATCGGCCGCTATCGCCTGCTGGTGTCGTGTTTTATTCCGGAAAAAGCCAAAGCACAGCCGTTACAGGAGGCCGCAGCCCAGTCTCCTTTTGGGGATGATCCGTTCCGGACAGAGCCGGTTGCCGCTGCGCCGGTTCAGGCGGTTGAGCCGGAAGCGCCTGAACTGACCCGCTCGGATTTTGACGTCGTCGATGACGATCCGTTCCTGAGCGAGGATGTCACCCGGGAACGTCAGCGGCTCAGTCTCGATCTGGAATTTCAGACCGAAGAAGACGACTCGCTGGCCGAGGATATTTATCAGACGGCATGGCCTCAGACTGCATTGCAGGCTTCTCCGTTTGCTCCGCAGCCGGTTCAGTATGCGCTGACGGAATACCGGCAGCATGAGCAACGCTTGCAGCAACAGACCGATAAGGCGCTGGAAATGGCGCTGACCCGTTTGCTGGCGGATATCTCGCCGCAGGCAATGGAGTCGATGTTCGACGATCTCTCCGGTTCCGGCTTCTGGCCGCGCAAACCCAAGTACTGGGAGATGTACAAGCGTTATTTTTCGCGTCAGGTCGAGAACCGGGACTGGCAGGTGAAGTTCCACGCCTATTTTCAGGACGCACTGCGTCTGCAACGCAACCTGGAAGGAGAGAAATCATGA
- a CDS encoding ATP-grasp domain-containing protein: protein MTHSVFSQTQLAWIRRHLKVAVIHGGDKTQTGSFIFENLSPRSTKTYAPVAHDIAQALSESGFCHVEVLAEDIHLAQQLREKSIDLVITNSGGLQGFDSMCHLPSMLEMLGVPYVGHSPMTAGILDNKHLFKHEIKAAGLPTAPFVTVGIDESFDDPGKQSAIDEIAAGFHEGFIVKPVSGRASVHVYPVFDRRELASVVEKVRLATNNTVMIEPFLGGREFVVAVAGEFVFKDGRLMQSTTPLAFSITERLLDADEPIFTSMDVKPITQDRLVAVDEEPLRGQLAAIGQKIYRQLGLQTLVRVDLRMDKQGNLYVLETNPKPDLKRPAGNQVSLVCHDLAREGMSYTDLVQSLVFNRLSFLKARRPLALAHCLTAQFDALADVQE from the coding sequence ATGACACATTCAGTTTTTTCGCAGACACAACTGGCGTGGATACGCCGGCATCTGAAAGTGGCCGTGATTCATGGGGGCGACAAAACGCAAACCGGTAGTTTTATTTTTGAAAACCTGAGCCCGCGTTCAACCAAAACCTATGCACCGGTCGCCCATGATATTGCTCAGGCGCTATCGGAATCCGGCTTTTGTCATGTTGAAGTGCTAGCGGAAGACATTCATCTGGCTCAGCAATTGCGTGAAAAAAGCATTGATCTGGTGATCACCAACAGTGGCGGCCTGCAAGGGTTTGACTCGATGTGTCATCTGCCTTCCATGCTGGAGATGCTGGGCGTGCCGTACGTCGGGCATTCCCCGATGACCGCCGGGATTCTCGATAACAAACATCTGTTCAAGCATGAGATCAAAGCGGCCGGGCTACCGACGGCGCCGTTTGTCACTGTCGGCATTGATGAAAGCTTCGATGACCCGGGCAAGCAGTCCGCCATTGATGAGATTGCGGCGGGTTTTCACGAGGGATTTATCGTCAAGCCGGTCTCGGGGCGCGCTTCGGTTCATGTCTACCCGGTGTTTGACCGTCGTGAGCTGGCTTCGGTGGTGGAAAAAGTCCGTCTGGCAACCAACAACACGGTGATGATTGAACCGTTTCTCGGCGGACGCGAGTTTGTGGTCGCGGTCGCCGGAGAGTTCGTCTTTAAAGACGGCAGGCTGATGCAGTCGACGACGCCGCTGGCGTTTTCGATTACCGAGCGTTTGCTCGACGCGGACGAGCCGATTTTCACGTCGATGGACGTCAAACCGATCACGCAGGACCGTCTGGTGGCGGTCGACGAAGAGCCGCTGCGCGGTCAGTTGGCGGCAATTGGTCAGAAGATTTACCGCCAGCTTGGCTTGCAGACGCTGGTCCGGGTGGATTTGCGCATGGACAAGCAGGGCAATCTGTATGTGCTGGAAACCAATCCGAAACCTGATCTGAAGCGCCCGGCAGGGAATCAGGTCAGTCTGGTCTGCCATGATCTGGCGCGTGAGGGGATGAGCTATACGGATCTGGTTCAGTCGCTGGTGTTCAACCGCCTGTCTTTCCTGAAAGCCAGACGTCCGCTGGCGCTGGCCCATTGTCTGACGGCGCAGTTTGATGCGCTGGCCGATGTTCAGGAGTGA
- a CDS encoding transporter substrate-binding domain-containing protein, producing the protein MGLCVFNLLVISLCVFSPGSLAYNRPERLLLATQSWFPYQYQENGVMKGPGIEKVKCVMRVMAQPYQLTMTSWDRAQLQTEVGSQHGFFLASHNSKRDEYAVSSEPLAEQKWSWFSLSDSVEFNSSMFKSQVEVAALFGSNKWYWLQKNGYQVTKKPRTPEALLALMLNGDVGAILGNDAVIEQTIQKMGISYRAITRTRVKSQPLGVYFSKAFIQQYPRFLTEFNLAASQCR; encoded by the coding sequence ATGGGGCTGTGTGTGTTCAACCTGTTAGTGATCAGTCTGTGTGTATTCAGTCCCGGCTCGCTGGCATACAACCGCCCGGAGCGGCTGTTGCTGGCGACGCAGTCGTGGTTCCCTTACCAGTATCAGGAAAACGGCGTGATGAAAGGGCCAGGGATCGAGAAAGTGAAGTGTGTGATGCGTGTGATGGCGCAGCCCTATCAACTGACGATGACTTCCTGGGACCGGGCACAGCTGCAAACGGAAGTCGGCTCTCAGCACGGATTTTTCCTGGCGTCCCATAACAGCAAGCGCGATGAGTACGCGGTGTCTTCTGAACCGCTGGCTGAGCAGAAGTGGAGCTGGTTTTCTTTGTCTGATTCCGTCGAATTCAACAGTTCGATGTTTAAGTCGCAGGTGGAAGTGGCGGCGTTGTTCGGTTCCAACAAATGGTACTGGCTGCAGAAGAATGGCTATCAGGTCACTAAAAAGCCGCGCACACCGGAAGCCCTGCTGGCACTGATGCTCAACGGCGATGTTGGCGCCATCCTCGGCAACGATGCCGTGATTGAACAGACCATTCAGAAAATGGGCATCAGTTACCGGGCAATCACCCGGACCCGGGTGAAGTCGCAGCCGCTGGGCGTCTACTTCTCCAAAGCATTTATTCAACAGTATCCCCGTTTTCTGACGGAGTTTAACCTCGCTGCCAGCCAGTGTCGTTAA
- a CDS encoding ABC transporter substrate binding protein, protein MIRPLILIAGMLFSALGWAQWPQWLGEQLSEQHQQRWEIEAGADSVTFTPRGAHPQVWVLMSRKASAYDTALSSLLTTFRRDLPSASFRVFVLPQEPSELEHWTKRAEQEASLIYSVGSQATASLYRVYAGGKLPVVSVNAKDPVLLGLSDGYASSGNNFAFTSLNLPADITFSFLRRFRPQLTQIGVLYASANTSAYLTQYLPLKTEAERRGVRVFPIEVDESHPEQGLEKVLKKQVADMRKQDEHLAQSLLWLTGSSSLLERIGEINAHSGGLPLLTAVPDAVNGSAQSALMSVGVGFENNAHQAALYGIRILRDHTQPAALPVGVLSPPDISISFRQAERVQTPVPFVLIEMASDIYARDGSSVRAAGMSMENPQP, encoded by the coding sequence ATGATCAGACCGCTGATTTTGATCGCCGGGATGTTGTTTTCCGCGTTGGGGTGGGCCCAGTGGCCGCAGTGGCTGGGTGAGCAGCTGAGTGAGCAACATCAGCAGCGCTGGGAGATTGAAGCCGGAGCCGATTCGGTCACGTTCACACCGCGCGGTGCGCATCCGCAGGTATGGGTGCTGATGTCGCGCAAGGCCAGCGCTTATGACACCGCACTGTCTTCCTTACTGACGACGTTTCGCCGTGACCTGCCCAGCGCCTCGTTCCGGGTGTTTGTGTTGCCGCAGGAGCCATCAGAACTGGAACACTGGACGAAGCGCGCGGAGCAGGAAGCCAGCCTGATTTACAGTGTTGGCTCCCAGGCCACTGCGTCCCTGTACCGAGTCTATGCCGGAGGCAAATTGCCGGTGGTTTCGGTGAACGCGAAAGATCCGGTATTGCTCGGTCTGTCCGACGGGTATGCCAGCAGCGGGAACAACTTTGCGTTTACGTCGCTCAATTTGCCCGCGGATATCACGTTCAGCTTTTTGCGCCGTTTTCGTCCTCAGCTGACCCAGATTGGCGTGCTGTACGCCAGCGCGAACACCAGCGCCTATCTGACTCAGTATCTGCCGCTGAAAACGGAAGCCGAACGCCGGGGCGTCCGGGTGTTCCCGATTGAGGTGGATGAAAGTCACCCTGAACAGGGGCTGGAAAAAGTCCTGAAAAAACAGGTAGCCGACATGAGAAAACAGGACGAACACCTGGCGCAATCGCTGCTGTGGCTGACCGGCAGTTCGAGCCTGCTGGAGCGGATCGGTGAGATCAACGCTCATTCCGGGGGCTTACCCCTGCTGACGGCGGTGCCGGATGCGGTGAACGGTTCGGCGCAGAGCGCCCTGATGTCCGTGGGCGTCGGGTTTGAAAACAATGCGCATCAGGCCGCGCTGTACGGGATCCGCATTCTTCGGGATCACACACAGCCTGCTGCGTTGCCGGTCGGTGTTCTGTCACCGCCGGACATTTCGATCAGTTTCAGACAGGCGGAACGGGTCCAGACACCGGTGCCCTTTGTCCTGATTGAAATGGCGAGTGATATCTACGCCCGCGACGGCAGCAGCGTGCGGGCAGCTGGCATGAGTATGGAGAATCCGCAGCCATGA